TTAAACAAGGTCTGCCTTGTGGAGGGGTCATCAAGCCAACCAGAAGCAAAAGCTACTAAAATGCCAGACGTGAATCTCATCGAGACAGTGTTCAATGTCTCCGAGAGGTTTCCTGATTTCGCGTTCAAATGGTTCTCAGAGGACCAACCATCAGCCAAGAAGAAGTTTGGTCCCATGTCAAAAACTGTGTTCAAGTCCCTCAAGGTGTTTTACTTGGGCAGATGGGAGAGAACGGCCAAGCGCCACATCGAGGTTGAGAATCCAGAGCTCATGAGACACTTGAAGCATATGACTAAACTAAGACTCTTGAGCTTCCAAGGGATCTCGAGAATCGAAAGGCTTGACGACGCTGTCTGTAAGCTTCGTGAGCTGATCATCTTGGACCTTAGAGCATGCTATAACTTGGAGAAGCTTCCGGAGAAGATAGATTCGCTCAAGGCGCTGACTTACTTGGACATTACGGATTGCTACATGATAGACCGGATGCCTAAGAGGCTGTCTTGGCTGAATAACTTGGTGGTTCTCAAGGGGTTTGTGGTGAGTGATGCTAATGATGAGGAGAAGGTCTGCACGTTGGCTGAGTTGGTGCACTTGGAGAAGCTGAGGAAGCTGAGCATTACGATAAACAAAGGTGATTTCAGTGTGAATGATCTGTTCCGGGCTGTTGAAGAGTTCAAAAGTCTTGAGAAGTTTAAAGTGGCATGGGGAGGTATTAATGAACACAAGAAAGTTGAAGCTGCTGTTGGAGGAGTAAAACAGTTCATAAGACAGATAACAATGGTTAAGGGCCCAGCTTCCCAAGAAGGAAAGGTTCCCAAGCTTCCTAAGAAGCTGAAGAAACTGGACCTACAGTGTTTTCCTGATAGGGATCTTCCTTCATGGCTTAAGCCACATAAACTTGGTGGTCTTGAGAAACTCTACATTAAAGGAGGAACCGAACTTACTGGATTTGGAAAGTTTGAGACTGAGGAGACAAAGGAGTGCAAAGTCAAGGTCTTGCGTCTGAAATTTCTTCCCAGGTTTAAAGTGGAGTGGAGGGAGCTGGGGGAACTCTTTCCAAATCTGGAGTTCTTGGATAAGTATCAGTCTCCTCAAGTTAGCTTCTGCCCCTGCGATGGAATTGGAATCTGGCGCAAAAAAAACTCAAGTCTAAACTAAGAGTTTCCAGCTGTCAAAATTTGAATCTGCTATTGTGTGTTATGTTCCTTTTAATTctcattgttgttgttgtgtattTGCTTCTCATTTTGTATTTGATGTTTTGCTTTCAAGTGGTGTTGTTTGTGAACTGTTTAATAAAAGAGCTTGGTATGTTTGCTttgctttgctttttttttggtgatgCTAGCTACTCTAAATGAGCTATGAagcatttttaaatgcattataATTAACTGAAATGATCTACCATATCTCTATCTACATGTGTTGAGAGGCTAATACTGTACTTAAAAACTCTCATAAACTGCAGATGCAAGCGTAGGTAGACAAACTATGCATCTCTCAAGGTTTTGTTCAGTTACAAGATCAACACTTTCAGATACTAACTCAAGAAACATATCATTCAGTCGCATGTTGCAAAACGTTTATATACATGGCTGAGTCAAGATTACACATATAGCTGTTTTACTGCCCATCGAAGTTGATGAAAACAAGGTTTGGTCCAACGTCTGTGAGCTTTATtgcgaaaagaaaagaaaatatacagAGCCAAACCATGACCGAAACATTAAAACCAGTACAGGCAGAAGAAGAAGCTCCATGCACAAGGAAGAGAGTTTTTGGAAAAGGAAATCAAACATAGCTGTGTCTTGAAATGACCATGGACCCTCGGGTAGTAGAAGAAGATGATAACTTAAAAGAGTGAGTCATCCTTTCGGTTTTAACCAGCGATTCTCCTAGAGTAAGGATTTGGAGGCTGTATAGGTCTAAGGAACATGTCACCACTTTCTCCCACCCACCCTGCCTTCATCGCCGGCCTCCATCTTCCTCCGCCCACCGCTGCATTTGCCACTGCAGTCTCTGATGACCCGCGAGGAAAGACCCACTTCTTGTTCATCGATGCTGCAAATGTGCACCATTTGATTTCCCTTCAGATGAGTAATCAAACTATGCCAACAAAAGAACAAAAGTTTgatgtgaattttttttacttacaaGGACACTTCCTTCCAGGCGGTGGTATATACCTAGCATCTCTAACATGATAACTTCCGACAGCCTTCTTGTTCCATGTTGTGTCCTGGTTAATCTTATTAGACATCTCCAGCTTCCGCTGAGCCTGACAAGCACCAAATGGAGGAGCATAACTGTTGAATGGCGCCTTATTAGTCTTGAGGGATTGCTGCTGATGCTCGAGAGGCCCTCTCTCTCCAACAGACTGTTTGGCACGGAGAGATGGTGGAACATAGTAGTAGCAACTCTGGAAGAACGGATGCTGCAAAGCCTCTGCAGCCGTCGGCCTATTGCTGGGATCCCACGAGCAGAGTCGCTCAACAAGGTTAACCGCCTCTGCACTAGCATACGGCATCAAGCTTGAAAGGTGTACACCGGGAAGCTGCaagataaacaaacaaatcGTTACTAGTGAAGCTTTTATTTTCTCCAGAAACATTGAAGAATTGGGCGAGTGTTTACCTGAGGGAATTGGTAATTTAGTACGCTAGCTAGATTAAGCCCCTCCAACCATGTATGTTCAGTTGGGCTGCCTATCACACTGCAGATTTTATGTATCTCATCTGCTTCACtgcatacataaaaaaaaagaaagagattttGGTAGCTTAACATCACATCCGCAGCATTGTTTATTAAGTAAGGAAAGCTGTAATGCCAAGTACCTA
This genomic interval from Brassica napus cultivar Da-Ae chromosome A6, Da-Ae, whole genome shotgun sequence contains the following:
- the LOC106386419 gene encoding disease resistance RPP13-like protein 4; translated protein: MASEEPSNQQTVILPPRTKDDPTPAIRDILEIVDNLHKKFVPPSQKEQVLITSRSDVAHLTNPSQVPEKEGLKKTTSLPVPSLTEQDDTERYIPKLRRNLRLLKEDVVKLQDLRCEVADEVGKHITPLEKLLKKVEKVSSNAVLTKGMKKDLEDINKKIFNLMCQVPLLPNKRRKPGGLDSEGGDGENNGKGIECLPAIHVNEEDLKRLAVFRHVRDKFMNLSSNHKKICLLSFAVFPENQEVNRTMLMYWWIGEGILPDEGKPEDVVEAILDEFVKERLIEPVENKRKVDPNSYKMTPFVHSSVVLISKEIKLFDIYRKGEKPTMHKSDLNKVCLVEGSSSQPEAKATKMPDVNLIETVFNVSERFPDFAFKWFSEDQPSAKKKFGPMSKTVFKSLKVFYLGRWERTAKRHIEVENPELMRHLKHMTKLRLLSFQGISRIERLDDAVCKLRELIILDLRACYNLEKLPEKIDSLKALTYLDITDCYMIDRMPKRLSWLNNLVVLKGFVVSDANDEEKVCTLAELVHLEKLRKLSITINKGDFSVNDLFRAVEEFKSLEKFKVAWGGINEHKKVEAAVGGVKQFIRQITMVKGPASQEGKVPKLPKKLKKLDLQCFPDRDLPSWLKPHKLGGLEKLYIKGGTELTGFGKFETEETKECKVKVLRLKFLPRFKVEWRELGELFPNLEFLDKYQSPQVSFCPCDGIGIWRKKNSSLN
- the LOC106386415 gene encoding cyclin-dependent kinase F-4, with the translated sequence MERYNLIKEVGDGTFGNVWRAVNKQTGEVVAIKKMKKKYYSWEECINLREVKSLSRMNHPNIVKLKEVIRENDILYFVFEYMECNLYQLMKDRPKLFAESEIRTWCFQVFQGLCYMHQRGYFHRDLKPENLLVSKDVIKIADLGLAREINSSPPYTEYVSTRWYRAPEVLLRSYVYTSKVDMWAMGAILAELLSLRPLFPGASEADEIHKICSVIGSPTEHTWLEGLNLASVLNYQFPQLPGVHLSSLMPYASAEAVNLVERLCSWDPSNRPTAAEALQHPFFQSCYYYVPPSLRAKQSVGERGPLEHQQQSLKTNKAPFNSYAPPFGACQAQRKLEMSNKINQDTTWNKKAVGSYHVRDARYIPPPGRKCPSSMNKKWVFPRGSSETAVANAAVGGGRWRPAMKAGWVGESGDMFLRPIQPPNPYSRRIAG